A single genomic interval of Mustela nigripes isolate SB6536 chromosome 7, MUSNIG.SB6536, whole genome shotgun sequence harbors:
- the B4GALT5 gene encoding beta-1,4-galactosyltransferase 5 isoform X1, whose amino-acid sequence MRVRRGLLRLPRRSLLAALFFFSLSSSLLYFVYVAPGIVNTYLFMMQAQGILIRDNMRTIGAQVYEQVVRSAYAKRNSSVNDSDYPLDLNHSETFLQTTTFLPEDFTYFANHTCPERLPSMKGPIDINMSEISMDDIHEIFSKDPAIKLGGHWKPSDCMPRWKVAILIPFRNRHEHLPVLLRHLIPMLQRQRLRFAFYVVEQVGTQPFNRAMLFNVGFQEAMKDLDWDCLIFHDVDHIPESDRNYYGCGQMPRHFATKLDKYMYLLPYTEFFGGVSGLTVEQFRKINGFPNAFWGWGGEDDDLWNRVQNAGYSVSRPEGDTGKYKSIPHHHRGEVQFLGRYALLRKSKERQGLDGLNNLNYFANITYDALYKNITVNLTPELAQVTEY is encoded by the exons TGAACACCTACCTCTTCATGATGCAAGCTCAAGGCATTCTGATCCGGGACAACATGAGAACAATTGGCGCTCAGGTCTATGAGCAGGTGGTTCGGAGTGCTTATGCCAAGAGGAACAGCAGCGTGAATGACTCAG ATTATCCTCTTGACTTGAACCACAGTGAAACCTTCCTACAAACCACAACGTTTCTTCCTGAAGACTTCACCTACTTTGCAAACCATACCTGCCCCGAGAGGCTCCCTTCCATGA AGGGCCCAATAGACATAAACATGAGCGAAATCTCAATGGATGACATCCATGAAATCTTCTCTAAAGACCCAGCCATCAAGCTTGGAGGTCACTGGAAGCCTTCAGATTGCATGCCTCGATGGAAG GTGGCGATCCTCATCCCTTTCCGCAACCGCCACGAGCACCTCCCGGTCCTGCTCAGGCACCTGATCCCCATGCTTCAGCGGCAGCGCCTGCGGTTCGCCTTCTACGTGGTCGAGCAG GTTGGCACCCAGCCCTTTAATCGAGCCATGCTGTTCAATGTTGGTTTTCAAGAGGCAATGAAGGATCTGGACTGGGACTGTCTTATTTTTCACGACGTGGATCATATACCAGAAAGCGATCGGAACTACTATGGATGCGGGCAGATGCCCAGGCACTTTGCAACGAAGTTGGACAAGTATATGTATCT GCTTCCTTACACCGAGTTCTTTGGTGGAGTGAGCGGCTTAACAGTGGAACAGTTTCGGAAGATCAATGGCTTTCCGAACGCTTtctggggttggggtggagaaGATGACGACCTGTGGAACAG AGTACAGAATGCAGGCTACTCTGTGAGCCGGCCAGAAGGTGACACCGGGAAGTACAAGTCTATTCCTCATCACCACCGAGGAGAAGTCCAATTTCTTGGAAG GTACGCTCTGCTGCGCAAGTCCAAAGAACGGCAAGGGCTGGACGGCCTCAACAACTTGAACTACTTTGCAAACATCACGTACGACGCCTTGTATAAAAACATTACTGTCAACTTGACACCCGAGCTGGCTCAGGTGACCGAGTACTGA
- the B4GALT5 gene encoding beta-1,4-galactosyltransferase 5 isoform X2, which translates to MPPPTLCTCPGSPWPTGWRYLEALTVNTYLFMMQAQGILIRDNMRTIGAQVYEQVVRSAYAKRNSSVNDSDYPLDLNHSETFLQTTTFLPEDFTYFANHTCPERLPSMKGPIDINMSEISMDDIHEIFSKDPAIKLGGHWKPSDCMPRWKVAILIPFRNRHEHLPVLLRHLIPMLQRQRLRFAFYVVEQVGTQPFNRAMLFNVGFQEAMKDLDWDCLIFHDVDHIPESDRNYYGCGQMPRHFATKLDKYMYLLPYTEFFGGVSGLTVEQFRKINGFPNAFWGWGGEDDDLWNRVQNAGYSVSRPEGDTGKYKSIPHHHRGEVQFLGRYALLRKSKERQGLDGLNNLNYFANITYDALYKNITVNLTPELAQVTEY; encoded by the exons TGAACACCTACCTCTTCATGATGCAAGCTCAAGGCATTCTGATCCGGGACAACATGAGAACAATTGGCGCTCAGGTCTATGAGCAGGTGGTTCGGAGTGCTTATGCCAAGAGGAACAGCAGCGTGAATGACTCAG ATTATCCTCTTGACTTGAACCACAGTGAAACCTTCCTACAAACCACAACGTTTCTTCCTGAAGACTTCACCTACTTTGCAAACCATACCTGCCCCGAGAGGCTCCCTTCCATGA AGGGCCCAATAGACATAAACATGAGCGAAATCTCAATGGATGACATCCATGAAATCTTCTCTAAAGACCCAGCCATCAAGCTTGGAGGTCACTGGAAGCCTTCAGATTGCATGCCTCGATGGAAG GTGGCGATCCTCATCCCTTTCCGCAACCGCCACGAGCACCTCCCGGTCCTGCTCAGGCACCTGATCCCCATGCTTCAGCGGCAGCGCCTGCGGTTCGCCTTCTACGTGGTCGAGCAG GTTGGCACCCAGCCCTTTAATCGAGCCATGCTGTTCAATGTTGGTTTTCAAGAGGCAATGAAGGATCTGGACTGGGACTGTCTTATTTTTCACGACGTGGATCATATACCAGAAAGCGATCGGAACTACTATGGATGCGGGCAGATGCCCAGGCACTTTGCAACGAAGTTGGACAAGTATATGTATCT GCTTCCTTACACCGAGTTCTTTGGTGGAGTGAGCGGCTTAACAGTGGAACAGTTTCGGAAGATCAATGGCTTTCCGAACGCTTtctggggttggggtggagaaGATGACGACCTGTGGAACAG AGTACAGAATGCAGGCTACTCTGTGAGCCGGCCAGAAGGTGACACCGGGAAGTACAAGTCTATTCCTCATCACCACCGAGGAGAAGTCCAATTTCTTGGAAG GTACGCTCTGCTGCGCAAGTCCAAAGAACGGCAAGGGCTGGACGGCCTCAACAACTTGAACTACTTTGCAAACATCACGTACGACGCCTTGTATAAAAACATTACTGTCAACTTGACACCCGAGCTGGCTCAGGTGACCGAGTACTGA